One stretch of Tepidibacter hydrothermalis DNA includes these proteins:
- a CDS encoding YitT family protein, which yields MKKKHWSTILIEYILITVGCALMAVSIDLFLAPHTIAPGGVTGLAIVIKKITGISVSVTNLVINVPLFIAGVIVLGKAFGAKTGYATLALSFFIELVSKASQGYIPTNDMLLSTIYGGLITGVGIGLVFKSGGTTGGTDLAGAMLNKYFPNISIPKLMMCIDLCIVALAGFVNKNVETSLYSIIALYILVKMADFIIEGMGYSKAFFVISSKPDEISDEIMQNLGRGVTSLNGKGMYTKEEKNILWVVVDRTQEVKLKDIVKDVDENAFIMVANVHEVLGEGFKPMRS from the coding sequence ATGAAAAAAAAGCACTGGAGTACTATATTAATTGAATATATACTTATAACTGTTGGATGTGCCTTAATGGCAGTATCTATAGATCTATTTTTAGCACCTCACACAATAGCCCCTGGTGGAGTGACTGGTCTTGCAATAGTTATTAAAAAAATTACAGGGATATCTGTTTCTGTAACTAACTTAGTTATAAATGTTCCACTTTTTATAGCTGGAGTTATAGTTCTTGGTAAAGCATTCGGAGCAAAAACTGGTTATGCTACACTAGCATTATCATTTTTTATAGAATTAGTTTCAAAAGCATCTCAAGGATACATACCAACTAATGATATGCTGTTATCCACTATATATGGAGGTCTTATTACAGGAGTTGGAATAGGTCTTGTATTTAAATCTGGAGGAACAACTGGAGGGACAGATCTAGCAGGAGCAATGCTAAACAAATATTTTCCTAATATAAGTATACCAAAGCTTATGATGTGTATAGACCTTTGCATAGTTGCACTTGCAGGTTTTGTAAATAAGAATGTAGAAACATCTTTATACTCTATAATTGCTCTTTATATACTTGTTAAAATGGCTGACTTTATAATAGAGGGTATGGGATATTCTAAAGCATTCTTTGTTATATCATCAAAGCCTGATGAAATAAGTGATGAGATAATGCAAAATCTAGGACGAGGAGTTACTTCTCTAAATGGAAAAGGAATGTACACTAAGGAAGAGAAAAATATATTGTGGGTAGTAGTTGATAGAACACAAGAGGTAAAATTAAAGGACATAGTGAAAGATGTAGATGAAAATGCATTTATCATGGTTGCGAATGTACATGAGGTTTTAGGTGAAGGTTTTAAGCCTATGAGATCATAG
- a CDS encoding transketolase, which yields MRDHNELKQVATSIRKNIVQMINESKSGHPGGSLSCVEIVTALYFDEMNIDVQNPKKEDRDRFVLSKGHAAPVLYSALAEKGYFEKEELFKLRKVNSMLQGHPDMKGTPGVEMSTGSLGQGFSVACGMAMASKMDNAPWRVYSVLGDGEIQEGLIWEAAMSAAHYKLDNLVAFLDFNGLQIDGKNEDVMNIYPVVDKFKAFGWNVIEIDGHDFDQIFASLDSARETVGKPTMIIAKTVKGKGVSFMENQAGWHGTAPSDEDLEVALKELGGAK from the coding sequence ATGAGAGATCATAATGAATTGAAGCAAGTTGCTACGAGTATAAGAAAGAATATAGTTCAAATGATTAATGAATCAAAATCAGGTCATCCAGGAGGTTCGTTATCTTGTGTTGAAATAGTTACAGCTTTATATTTTGACGAGATGAACATAGATGTTCAAAATCCTAAGAAGGAAGATAGAGATAGATTCGTATTATCAAAGGGACATGCAGCTCCTGTTTTATATAGTGCTCTTGCTGAAAAAGGATATTTTGAAAAGGAAGAGTTATTCAAATTAAGAAAGGTAAATTCTATGCTTCAAGGACATCCTGATATGAAAGGAACTCCTGGAGTTGAAATGTCTACAGGATCTTTAGGACAAGGATTCTCTGTTGCTTGTGGTATGGCCATGGCATCTAAGATGGATAATGCTCCTTGGAGAGTATATAGTGTACTTGGAGATGGAGAGATTCAAGAAGGTTTAATTTGGGAAGCTGCTATGAGTGCTGCTCACTACAAATTAGATAACTTAGTTGCTTTCTTAGATTTCAATGGACTTCAAATTGATGGTAAGAATGAAGATGTAATGAATATCTATCCAGTTGTTGATAAATTCAAGGCTTTTGGATGGAATGTAATAGAAATAGACGGACATGATTTTGATCAAATATTTGCATCACTTGATTCAGCTAGAGAAACAGTAGGAAAACCTACTATGATAATAGCTAAGACTGTTAAAGGTAAAGGCGTTTCATTCATGGAAAACCAAGCTGGATGGCATGGAACAGCTCCTAGTGATGAAGATCTTGAAGTAGCTTTAAAAGAATTAGGAGGTGCTAAGTAA